The following proteins come from a genomic window of Candidatus Delongbacteria bacterium:
- the mrdA gene encoding penicillin-binding protein 2, whose protein sequence is METRAKIVFAISLFILSILLFRLFYLQNIDNDPYENRAKNNMISDITIEPSRGAIYDRNGTLLIDNRNSYNIYLVPERIENDTNSLITLASVLEINADSLFEEISDLSVKNREYRIRRNIDMKTYLRFAEKSKSIRGARILNEWRRNFPIETAPHILGYLSEIKEKDELKPGLKIGDLVGKEGIEFVYDSLLRGSKGLKQELRDVKSRKVSDYNPENWIKPKKGDDIYLTIDSRLQEFTENLMKDLSGSIVVMNCNNGEILAMASKPDYPLTVFSDKISPETWNELVNNPDRPLYSKAVQGEYAPGSILKMLNYLSAAELKVVNKSTIFYCPGGMTIGNSFKKCWLHSGHGDVNITGAIQMSCDTYFYEVAKNIDIDKWHNVLKRFGLGNKTGIDLRYERPGNVPDKKFYKSKFRGSMLGRYANLMIGQGEILITPLQAAVFTSALANDGYLLKPRLLKCNVSETDSIESTVEKSKIEVNLEDIKTVKNGMFHVVNTAGGTAYRSRSDKITYAGKTGTVENAHGGDHAWFTSFGPYDNPEISVVIFEEHGKHGSSVAPLAKKIYEYWYELYKQKK, encoded by the coding sequence ATGGAAACCAGAGCAAAAATTGTTTTCGCAATATCCCTTTTTATTCTCTCGATACTTTTGTTTAGATTGTTTTACTTACAAAACATCGATAACGATCCTTATGAAAATCGTGCTAAAAATAATATGATTTCAGATATCACTATTGAGCCTTCTAGAGGTGCAATTTATGACCGAAACGGTACACTTCTTATTGACAATAGAAATTCCTATAATATTTACCTTGTTCCTGAAAGAATCGAAAATGACACAAACTCCTTAATTACTCTTGCTTCGGTTTTAGAAATTAATGCAGATTCACTGTTTGAGGAGATTTCTGATCTAAGTGTAAAAAATCGTGAATATAGAATAAGACGTAATATTGACATGAAAACATATCTTAGATTTGCAGAGAAATCCAAGTCTATCAGAGGAGCAAGAATTTTAAACGAATGGAGAAGAAATTTTCCTATAGAAACTGCTCCACACATTCTTGGATATTTATCTGAGATAAAGGAAAAAGATGAACTAAAACCGGGTTTGAAAATTGGTGACTTAGTAGGTAAAGAAGGGATTGAATTTGTATACGATTCATTATTAAGGGGAAGTAAGGGACTAAAACAGGAACTAAGAGATGTTAAATCAAGAAAAGTAAGTGATTATAACCCTGAAAACTGGATAAAACCTAAAAAAGGTGACGATATCTATTTAACTATAGATTCAAGATTGCAGGAGTTTACCGAAAATTTAATGAAAGATTTGAGTGGTTCCATCGTTGTAATGAATTGCAATAATGGTGAGATATTGGCCATGGCTAGCAAGCCTGATTATCCATTAACTGTTTTCTCGGATAAAATTTCTCCTGAAACATGGAATGAATTGGTTAATAATCCAGATAGACCTCTTTACAGTAAAGCCGTTCAGGGGGAATACGCTCCAGGATCTATACTTAAAATGCTTAATTATCTATCAGCTGCAGAGCTAAAAGTTGTAAATAAATCTACAATTTTTTATTGTCCTGGTGGTATGACAATTGGAAATAGTTTTAAAAAATGTTGGCTTCATTCTGGTCATGGTGACGTTAATATTACTGGTGCAATCCAAATGTCTTGTGACACATATTTTTATGAAGTTGCTAAAAATATTGATATTGATAAATGGCATAATGTTTTGAAGAGATTTGGTTTAGGTAATAAAACCGGTATTGATTTGAGGTATGAGAGACCAGGTAATGTTCCAGATAAAAAATTCTACAAATCTAAATTTAGAGGTAGTATGCTGGGAAGATACGCTAATCTTATGATTGGTCAGGGTGAAATTTTGATTACTCCACTACAAGCTGCTGTTTTCACCTCCGCCTTAGCAAATGATGGTTATCTACTTAAACCAAGGTTATTGAAATGTAATGTGTCTGAAACCGATAGTATTGAATCTACTGTAGAAAAAAGTAAAATTGAAGTAAACTTAGAAGATATAAAAACTGTTAAAAATGGTATGTTTCACGTAGTAAATACCGCTGGAGGAACTGCATATAGATCTAGAAGCGATAAAATTACTTACGCAGGTAAAACTGGTACGGTTGAAAACGCTCATGGAGGTGATCATGCATGGTTTACATCATTTGGACCTTACGATAATCCTGAAATATCAGTAGTAATATTTGAAGAACATGGAAAACATGGATCTTCAGTAGCTCCATTAGCTAAGAAAATTTATGAATATTGGTATGAACTTTATAAACAGAAAAAGTAA
- the mreD gene encoding rod shape-determining protein MreD — translation MKNFKFGLILISLILFQTLLGDLISISEIIPDIVLISLILHAYSEENIYVATITGFFTGLFTDLFSGNPVGLSSLSYSIICFYAVKAGSKVENSTKTIIFIISLFSILFHYFIKSFLFLSQNTYFSVLLTSIIPSLVYTSIVQVIITYFIPYEKKRKRI, via the coding sequence ATGAAAAATTTCAAGTTTGGATTGATATTGATTTCACTTATTCTTTTCCAAACGCTACTGGGAGACTTGATTTCTATCTCGGAAATCATACCCGATATAGTGTTGATTTCATTGATCCTTCATGCCTATTCAGAAGAGAATATTTATGTCGCTACTATTACTGGTTTCTTTACAGGTCTGTTTACAGACCTTTTTTCAGGAAATCCCGTGGGATTGAGCTCTTTGTCCTATTCGATCATTTGCTTTTATGCCGTTAAAGCTGGTAGTAAAGTTGAGAATAGCACTAAAACGATTATTTTTATTATTAGTCTATTCTCGATTCTGTTTCATTACTTCATAAAATCATTCCTTTTCCTTTCACAAAATACTTACTTTAGTGTATTGTTAACTTCAATTATACCTTCACTTGTATACACATCTATTGTACAGGTTATTATAACTTATTTCATTCCTTATGAGAAAAAAAGGAAGAGGATCTGA
- the ispG gene encoding flavodoxin-dependent (E)-4-hydroxy-3-methylbut-2-enyl-diphosphate synthase, which yields MNSGLHIERHKTREVKIGNVTIGGNNDIAIQSMCNTKTSDVKSTVNQILQLEKAGCQIVRATIPDLKSAKAIKDIKKEITIPLVGDIHFDYKMALAAIENGIDKIRINPGNIGGKQKTLEVIRACKERNIPIRLGVNSGSLERDLVSKYKGVTPDGIVESMIRNLEYFEEENFHDLVLSLKSTNVLFMIDVYRKISKLVNYPLHLGVTEAGSYRTGSIKSSVGIGTLLAEGIGDTLRVSLTGDVTQEIIVAKEIMKSLNIRSGGINIISCPTCGRTDVDLAKIVDEVERRIEQENINANLNVAIMGCAVNGPGESREADIGIACGKGEALLFVKGEIVKKVREEYASETLIEEIKKLSGF from the coding sequence ATGAACAGTGGTTTACATATAGAAAGACATAAAACCAGAGAAGTTAAAATTGGAAATGTTACAATTGGTGGGAATAACGATATCGCTATTCAATCGATGTGCAATACAAAAACTTCAGATGTAAAAAGTACTGTTAATCAGATATTGCAACTGGAAAAAGCAGGATGCCAAATTGTAAGAGCAACAATTCCTGATCTAAAATCAGCTAAAGCAATCAAAGATATCAAGAAGGAGATCACAATACCACTAGTTGGAGATATTCATTTTGATTATAAAATGGCATTAGCTGCAATTGAAAATGGAATCGATAAAATAAGAATAAATCCAGGAAATATTGGTGGAAAACAAAAAACCTTGGAAGTTATTAGAGCATGTAAAGAGAGAAATATTCCTATTAGATTAGGTGTTAATTCTGGATCATTGGAAAGAGATCTGGTCTCAAAATACAAGGGAGTTACTCCTGATGGTATAGTAGAAAGCATGATTAGAAATCTTGAATATTTTGAAGAGGAAAATTTCCATGATCTTGTTCTTTCTCTTAAATCCACTAATGTTCTGTTCATGATTGATGTTTATAGAAAAATCAGCAAGCTTGTGAATTATCCTTTGCACCTCGGAGTCACTGAAGCTGGATCTTATAGAACTGGTTCAATAAAATCCAGTGTTGGTATCGGAACATTATTGGCTGAAGGAATTGGCGATACTTTAAGAGTCTCTCTCACTGGTGATGTAACCCAGGAAATTATAGTAGCAAAAGAGATTATGAAATCATTGAATATTAGATCTGGCGGTATTAATATAATATCATGCCCTACATGTGGCAGAACAGATGTTGATCTGGCTAAAATTGTTGATGAAGTTGAAAGAAGAATTGAACAGGAAAATATCAATGCCAATCTCAATGTAGCAATTATGGGGTGTGCCGTAAATGGTCCAGGAGAATCGAGAGAAGCTGATATTGGTATAGCTTGTGGAAAAGGTGAAGCTTTACTTTTTGTAAAAGGTGAAATTGTAAAAAAAGTTAGGGAAGAATATGCATCAGAAACACTCATTGAGGAGATTAAAAAGCTTTCTGGTTTTTAG
- a CDS encoding glutamine--tRNA ligase/YqeY domain fusion protein gives MEIESTKPMNFIRKIVEEDLKSGKHTEVHTRFPPEPSGYLHIGHAKAICADFGIAADYNGKCNLRMDDTNPSKESMEYSDSIQNDIKWLGFDWEDRLFFASDYFETLYGFAVDLVKKGLAYVCDLSFEEMRAYRGTLTETGKDSPFRNRSVEENLDLLKRMRDGEFEDGSKTLRAKIDMSSPIMVMRDPAIYRIKRVHHHRTGDSWCIYPMYDFAHCLSDAIEGVTHSMCTLEFQDNRVLYDWFVEKVGTPAVPKQYEFARLNISHTITSKRKLLALVEGKFVDGWDDPRMPTLCGLRRRGVAPEAIRTFMEKLGLGKQESVIHISQFDYDVRENLKKNSPRVFGVLNPLKIVIDNYPENKVEMIEASYNSNDPEAKTRMVPFSKEVYIEQEDFKEEANKKFFRLVPGREVRLRFAYNVVCTSVEKDENGNILCVHCDYDPQSGDGGANSGKKIKGILHWVSAKHAIDAEVRLYDNLFTVENPGALDNFTEYINPESLTILKNCKLEPSLKDAEPESRWQFERMGYFCRDIESNGNNYVFNRTLTLKDNYGNNEKV, from the coding sequence ATGGAAATTGAATCGACAAAACCTATGAACTTTATAAGAAAAATTGTTGAAGAAGACTTGAAATCTGGTAAACATACAGAAGTACATACAAGGTTCCCTCCTGAACCAAGTGGTTATCTTCATATTGGCCACGCCAAAGCAATTTGTGCTGATTTTGGAATAGCAGCAGATTATAATGGAAAATGTAATCTTAGAATGGATGACACAAACCCTTCTAAAGAGAGTATGGAATATTCTGATTCAATCCAAAATGATATAAAATGGCTTGGTTTTGACTGGGAAGACAGACTGTTTTTTGCTTCAGATTATTTTGAAACTCTTTATGGCTTTGCTGTTGATCTTGTAAAAAAAGGTCTTGCATATGTTTGTGATTTATCATTTGAAGAAATGAGAGCATACAGAGGAACATTGACTGAAACAGGTAAAGATAGTCCATTTAGGAACAGAAGTGTTGAAGAAAATCTTGATCTTTTAAAAAGAATGAGAGATGGCGAATTTGAAGATGGAAGTAAAACACTTCGTGCAAAAATAGATATGAGCTCACCTATTATGGTTATGAGAGATCCCGCAATATACAGAATTAAAAGAGTTCATCATCATAGAACAGGTGATAGCTGGTGTATCTATCCTATGTACGATTTTGCTCATTGTTTAAGTGATGCAATTGAGGGAGTAACTCACTCCATGTGTACATTGGAATTTCAAGATAACAGAGTTCTGTATGATTGGTTTGTGGAGAAAGTTGGTACTCCAGCAGTTCCTAAACAATACGAATTTGCAAGATTAAATATTAGTCACACTATCACCAGTAAACGTAAGCTTTTAGCTTTAGTAGAAGGTAAATTTGTGGATGGTTGGGATGACCCTCGAATGCCTACATTATGTGGACTTAGAAGAAGAGGTGTTGCTCCTGAGGCTATAAGAACATTTATGGAAAAACTGGGTCTTGGAAAACAGGAAAGTGTTATTCATATATCACAATTTGACTATGATGTAAGAGAAAATTTGAAGAAAAATTCTCCAAGAGTATTTGGTGTCCTTAATCCTTTAAAAATCGTTATTGACAACTACCCTGAAAACAAAGTTGAAATGATAGAGGCTTCTTACAACTCAAATGATCCTGAGGCAAAAACCAGAATGGTTCCTTTTAGCAAAGAGGTTTATATTGAGCAGGAAGATTTCAAAGAGGAAGCCAATAAAAAATTCTTCAGACTTGTTCCAGGTCGCGAAGTTAGATTGAGATTTGCTTACAATGTAGTATGTACTTCAGTTGAGAAAGACGAAAACGGAAATATATTATGTGTTCATTGCGATTATGATCCTCAATCAGGTGATGGTGGAGCTAATTCAGGTAAGAAAATTAAAGGAATACTTCACTGGGTTTCTGCAAAGCATGCTATTGATGCTGAAGTAAGACTATACGATAATCTTTTCACAGTGGAAAATCCTGGTGCTCTAGATAATTTTACTGAGTATATCAATCCTGAATCTCTGACTATTTTGAAAAATTGCAAATTAGAACCATCCCTTAAAGATGCAGAACCAGAATCCAGATGGCAGTTTGAAAGAATGGGCTATTTCTGTAGAGATATCGAATCAAATGGCAATAATTATGTGTTCAATAGAACGCTGACGCTTAAAGACAATTATGGAAATAATGAGAAAGTGTAA